From Mycobacterium lacus, one genomic window encodes:
- a CDS encoding SAM-dependent methyltransferase codes for MTMPEFGSLRSDDDQWDIVSGVGYTALLVAGWRALHAVGPRPLVRDEFAKHFITASRDPYLTGLLAHPGTSDDETAFPRLYGVQTRFFDDFFRFAGDAGIRQAVIVAAGLDSRAYRLEWPFGTTVFEIDLPKVLQFKARVLGERGAKPKARRAEVAADLRTDWPVPLKAAGFDPRQPSAWSLEGLLPYLTGDTQNLLFARIGELCASGSQIAVGALGTCLDHEQLAALESTHPGVNMSGHVDFSALTYNDTTDPAGWLAVHGWAVQPIRSTLELQAGYGMTPPDVDVKIDSFMRSQYITATKV; via the coding sequence ATGACGATGCCTGAATTTGGATCGCTGCGTTCCGACGATGACCAGTGGGACATCGTCAGCGGGGTCGGCTACACGGCCCTGCTGGTGGCGGGATGGCGCGCACTGCACGCCGTGGGCCCGCGGCCGCTGGTTCGAGACGAATTCGCCAAGCATTTCATCACCGCTTCACGCGACCCGTACCTAACCGGGCTGCTCGCCCACCCGGGAACCTCGGACGACGAGACCGCCTTTCCCCGCCTGTATGGCGTGCAAACGCGCTTCTTCGACGACTTCTTCCGGTTCGCCGGCGATGCAGGCATCCGGCAGGCGGTGATTGTCGCCGCAGGCTTGGACTCGCGCGCCTATCGCCTCGAATGGCCCTTCGGCACAACAGTTTTCGAAATCGACCTGCCGAAGGTCCTGCAATTCAAGGCTCGGGTATTGGGCGAGCGGGGCGCGAAACCCAAGGCCCGCAGGGCTGAGGTGGCCGCCGACCTGCGCACCGATTGGCCCGTCCCGTTGAAAGCGGCCGGGTTCGATCCGCGACAACCCAGCGCCTGGTCGCTGGAGGGACTGCTGCCCTACCTGACCGGCGACACGCAAAACCTCCTGTTCGCCCGGATCGGCGAGCTGTGTGCGTCAGGCAGCCAAATCGCCGTGGGCGCCTTGGGGACGTGTTTGGATCACGAGCAACTCGCCGCTCTAGAATCGACCCATCCCGGAGTCAACATGTCCGGTCACGTGGACTTCTCGGCTCTCACCTACAACGACACGACCGATCCCGCGGGATGGCTGGCGGTGCATGGATGGGCTGTCCAACCCATTCGCAGCACGCTTGAATTGCAGGCGGGTTACGGAATGACCCCGCCGGACGTGGACGTGAAGATCGACAGTTTCATGCGCTCGCAGTACATCACGGCGACGAAGGTGTGA
- the dtd gene encoding D-aminoacyl-tRNA deacylase, whose product MRVLVQRVSSAAVSVNGEVVGAIRPERQGLLAFVGATHSDDTDKVRWLAEKLWGLRILADEKSASDVNAPILVISQFTLYADTAKGRRPSWNAAAPGAVAEPLVAAFAEALRELGAHVETGVFGAHMQVELVNDGPVTVMLEL is encoded by the coding sequence ATGCGGGTTCTGGTGCAACGGGTCTCATCAGCAGCGGTGTCGGTGAACGGTGAGGTGGTCGGCGCCATCCGGCCGGAGCGGCAGGGCCTGCTCGCATTCGTCGGTGCCACCCACAGCGACGACACCGACAAGGTGCGGTGGCTCGCGGAAAAGTTGTGGGGGTTACGTATTCTCGCCGACGAGAAGTCGGCTTCCGATGTCAACGCGCCGATCTTGGTGATCAGCCAATTCACCCTGTATGCCGACACGGCGAAGGGCCGGCGGCCGTCATGGAACGCCGCCGCGCCCGGTGCGGTCGCCGAGCCGCTGGTCGCGGCGTTCGCGGAGGCGCTGCGAGAGCTGGGCGCGCACGTGGAAACCGGCGTATTCGGCGCCCACATGCAGGTCGAACTGGTCAACGATGGCCCGGTGACGGTGATGCTGGAACTGTGA
- a CDS encoding MTH1187 family thiamine-binding protein has protein sequence MSVLVAFSVTPLGVGEGVGEIVAEAVRVVRDSGLPNETNSMFTVIEGDTWEEVMAVVQRAVEAVAARAPRVSTMIKVDWRAGASDTMTQKVESVERYLSRQAGDA, from the coding sequence ATGTCTGTGCTGGTCGCCTTTTCGGTAACCCCGCTGGGCGTGGGGGAGGGCGTCGGCGAGATCGTGGCCGAAGCGGTTCGGGTGGTTCGGGATTCCGGGTTGCCCAACGAGACGAATTCGATGTTCACCGTCATCGAAGGCGATACCTGGGAAGAGGTGATGGCGGTGGTGCAGCGCGCGGTAGAAGCCGTCGCCGCTCGGGCACCGCGGGTCAGCACGATGATCAAGGTCGACTGGCGAGCGGGCGCCTCCGACACCATGACGCAGAAGGTCGAATCCGTCGAACGCTATCTATCCAGGCAGGCAGGCGATGCCTAG
- a CDS encoding macro domain-containing protein: MIELDVLQADVTKLELDAIANAANTQLRHAGGVAAAIARAGGPAVQRESNQKAPIGLGEAVETTAGEMPARYVIHAATMELGGPTSPEIISRATASTLRKADELGCRSLALVAFGTGVGGFPLEDAARLMVDAVRQHQATSLQRVVFAVHGDAAERAFQAAARA; the protein is encoded by the coding sequence ATGATCGAGTTAGACGTGCTTCAGGCTGACGTGACCAAGCTCGAACTCGATGCGATTGCCAACGCGGCCAATACCCAACTCCGCCACGCCGGCGGCGTCGCTGCCGCGATCGCACGCGCCGGCGGGCCCGCGGTGCAACGCGAATCGAACCAGAAGGCGCCGATCGGCCTTGGGGAGGCGGTCGAGACCACCGCGGGCGAGATGCCGGCGCGCTATGTCATCCACGCGGCCACGATGGAACTCGGCGGCCCGACGTCGCCCGAGATCATCAGCCGGGCCACCGCTTCTACCTTGCGGAAGGCCGACGAACTCGGTTGCCGCTCGCTGGCGCTGGTGGCGTTCGGCACCGGGGTCGGCGGCTTCCCGCTCGAGGATGCGGCGCGCCTGATGGTCGATGCCGTTCGGCAGCACCAAGCGACCTCGCTTCAGCGGGTCGTGTTCGCGGTCCATGGCGACGCGGCCGAGCGAGCGTTCCAGGCCGCGGCGCGGGCGTGA
- a CDS encoding adenylate/guanylate cyclase domain-containing protein codes for MAQAPRTHRTRYAKCGEMDIAYQVLGDGPTDLLVLPGPFVPIDSIDDEPSLHRFHRRLASFARVIRFDHRGVGLSSRMPSMKLLGPKFWAEDAIAVLDAVGSEQATIFAPSFHAMNGLVLAADYPERVRGLIVVNGSARVLWAPDYPVGVQARQADPFMTVALEPDAVERGFDVLRIVAPTVADDDVFRAWWDLAGNRAGPPSMARAVSKVVTEADVRDALARIGAPTLILHRVGSTFIPIGHGRYLAEHIAGSRLVELPGADVLYWVGDTGPMLDEIEGFITGVRGGGYAERVLTTIVFTDIVGSTERASLLGDGRWRDLLDRHDTIIRHELGRFGGREVNTAGDGFVATFTSPSAAIACADDIIDAVRVLGIEVRVGIHAGEIEVRGVLGRDVAGLAVHIGARVAALAGPGEVLVSSTVRDIVAGSRRRFAERGERQLKGVPGSWRLYALVRERAAVGS; via the coding sequence GTGGCGCAGGCGCCCCGGACTCACAGGACTCGTTACGCCAAGTGCGGCGAGATGGACATCGCCTACCAGGTGCTCGGTGATGGTCCGACGGATCTGCTGGTGTTGCCCGGGCCGTTCGTCCCCATCGACTCGATCGACGACGAGCCGTCCCTGCACCGCTTCCACCGGCGCCTTGCGTCGTTCGCCCGGGTGATTCGGTTCGACCATCGCGGCGTAGGACTTTCGTCGCGGATGCCGTCGATGAAGCTGCTGGGGCCTAAGTTCTGGGCCGAGGACGCGATCGCGGTGCTCGACGCGGTCGGAAGCGAGCAGGCGACGATCTTCGCGCCAAGCTTTCACGCGATGAACGGATTGGTTCTTGCCGCCGATTACCCCGAGCGCGTGCGCGGGCTGATCGTCGTCAATGGATCGGCGCGCGTGCTGTGGGCGCCCGACTACCCGGTCGGTGTCCAGGCGCGTCAAGCTGATCCGTTCATGACGGTCGCGCTGGAGCCCGACGCCGTCGAACGGGGTTTCGATGTGCTCCGCATCGTCGCTCCCACCGTCGCCGACGATGATGTGTTTCGCGCGTGGTGGGATCTCGCCGGCAACCGTGCGGGGCCGCCAAGTATGGCGCGCGCCGTGTCCAAGGTGGTGACCGAGGCCGACGTACGAGATGCCCTGGCGCGCATCGGGGCACCGACGCTGATACTGCACCGCGTCGGGTCGACCTTTATCCCCATTGGGCACGGTCGCTACCTGGCCGAGCACATCGCCGGATCACGGTTGGTCGAACTACCGGGCGCAGACGTCCTGTACTGGGTCGGCGACACCGGGCCGATGCTCGACGAGATCGAGGGGTTCATCACCGGCGTCCGCGGCGGCGGCTATGCCGAGCGAGTGCTCACCACGATCGTGTTTACCGACATCGTCGGCTCGACCGAGCGCGCCTCTTTGCTTGGTGACGGCCGGTGGCGCGACCTGCTCGACCGTCACGACACCATCATCCGCCACGAGCTCGGTCGATTCGGCGGGCGCGAAGTGAATACGGCCGGAGACGGTTTCGTCGCGACGTTCACCAGCCCGAGTGCCGCGATCGCGTGCGCCGACGACATCATCGATGCGGTCCGTGTGCTCGGCATCGAGGTGCGGGTCGGCATTCACGCGGGTGAGATCGAGGTGCGGGGCGTCTTGGGACGTGACGTCGCCGGTTTGGCCGTGCATATCGGTGCGCGGGTCGCGGCGCTGGCCGGGCCCGGCGAGGTGCTGGTGTCTTCGACGGTGCGCGACATTGTCGCCGGTTCGCGGCGCCGGTTCGCCGAGCGCGGTGAACGCCAACTCAAAGGGGTGCCGGGCAGTTGGCGGCTGTACGCACTGGTACGGGAGCGCGCGGCGGTCGGGTCCTAG
- a CDS encoding competence/damage-inducible protein A — MSARAGIVVTGTEVLTGRVQDRNGPWIADRLLELGVELAHITICGDRPADIDAQLRFMADQGVDLIVTSGGLGPTADDVTVEVVARFCGRDLVFDDGLENKIANILKSLMVHVDPGSFASVRAANRKQALIPAGSHVLDPVGTAPGLVVPGKPPVMVLPGPPRELQPMWRRAIQTSAAQAAIAGRTAYRQGTLRMFGLPESALAETLRGAEASIPGFGSLEITTCLRRGEIEMVTRYEPEAADVYARLIGLLRDRHGRHVYSEDGSHVDDLVARLLAGRRVATAESCTAGLLAARLTDRPGSSDYVMGGVVSYSNEAKVQLLGVDPALIEAHGAVSEPVAQAMAAGALQRFGADTAVAITGIAGPGGGTPEKPVGTVCFTVMLADGRGETRTVRLPGNRSDIRERSTTVAMHLLLRALTQ; from the coding sequence GTGAGCGCACGTGCGGGCATCGTTGTCACCGGAACCGAAGTCCTGACCGGTCGGGTCCAAGACCGCAACGGCCCATGGATCGCCGATCGGCTCCTTGAGCTGGGGGTCGAGCTGGCGCACATCACGATCTGCGGCGACCGCCCCGCCGACATCGACGCGCAGCTGCGATTCATGGCGGACCAAGGCGTGGACCTGATCGTCACCAGCGGCGGCCTGGGGCCGACGGCCGACGACGTGACCGTCGAGGTGGTAGCCCGCTTCTGCGGGCGCGACCTGGTGTTCGACGACGGGCTTGAGAACAAGATCGCCAACATCCTGAAATCCCTTATGGTGCACGTCGATCCGGGAAGTTTCGCGTCGGTGCGCGCCGCAAACCGCAAGCAGGCCCTGATCCCGGCCGGGTCGCACGTGCTCGATCCGGTGGGCACCGCGCCGGGTCTCGTCGTGCCCGGAAAACCGCCGGTAATGGTTCTTCCCGGACCCCCGCGCGAGCTACAGCCGATGTGGCGCAGGGCCATTCAGACGTCCGCGGCGCAGGCGGCCATCGCCGGCCGGACGGCCTATCGGCAGGGGACCCTTCGCATGTTTGGGCTGCCCGAGTCGGCCTTGGCCGAAACGCTTCGTGGCGCCGAAGCATCCATTCCCGGCTTTGGCTCACTCGAGATCACCACATGCTTGCGGCGCGGGGAGATTGAGATGGTCACCCGTTACGAGCCGGAGGCCGCCGACGTGTACGCGCGGCTCATCGGGCTGCTCCGCGACCGCCACGGGCGCCACGTCTACTCCGAAGACGGTTCGCACGTAGACGATCTGGTCGCACGATTGCTGGCCGGCCGTCGGGTAGCGACCGCCGAATCCTGCACCGCCGGGCTACTGGCGGCTCGGCTGACCGATCGCCCCGGTTCGTCCGACTACGTCATGGGCGGTGTGGTCAGCTACTCCAACGAGGCGAAGGTCCAGCTGCTCGGCGTCGACCCGGCACTGATCGAGGCGCACGGGGCGGTGTCTGAGCCCGTCGCGCAGGCCATGGCGGCGGGCGCACTGCAGCGCTTCGGTGCCGACACCGCCGTCGCGATCACCGGAATCGCCGGGCCGGGCGGGGGTACGCCGGAAAAGCCGGTGGGGACGGTCTGTTTCACGGTCATGCTCGCCGATGGGCGGGGCGAAACCCGCACGGTGCGGCTTCCCGGCAACCGGTCGGACATTCGCGAGCGCTCGACGACGGTGGCCATGCACCTGCTGCTGCGCGCGCTGACCCAGTAG
- a CDS encoding MFS transporter — protein MLLRVLHDADVTTQRISADQRNSVIAAFLGWTMDAFDYFIVVLVYADIAKTFHHTKAEVAFVTTVTLMMRPVGALLFGLWADRVGRRLPLMVDVVFYSVVGFLCAFAPNFTVLVILRLLYGIGMGGEWGLGAALAMENVPVGRRGFFSGLLQEGYAFGYLLASVASLVVMNWLGLSWRWLFGLSIVPALISLIIRYRVAESDVWEAAQDRMRLTSTRIRDVLRDAAIIRRFIYLVLLMTAFNWMSHGTQDVYPTFLTSTANDGAGLSSSTVKWIVVVYNVGAIVGGVVFGTLSQRLSRRYTVVCCAVLALPIVPVFAYSRTAAMLCLGSFLMQVCVQGAWGVIPAHLTEMSPDAIRGFYPGVTYQLGNLLAAFNLPIQERLAETHGYSFALTATIVPVLIAVAVLTLIGKDATGIRFGTAESAFLPTEVT, from the coding sequence ATGCTGCTCCGGGTACTGCACGATGCTGACGTGACAACGCAACGGATCAGCGCCGATCAGCGAAACTCCGTCATCGCGGCGTTCCTGGGCTGGACGATGGACGCCTTCGACTATTTCATCGTGGTGCTGGTCTATGCCGACATCGCAAAGACCTTTCACCACACCAAGGCTGAAGTCGCTTTCGTCACCACCGTCACGCTCATGATGCGCCCGGTGGGTGCGCTGCTGTTTGGCCTCTGGGCCGATCGGGTTGGGCGGCGGCTGCCGCTGATGGTGGACGTGGTGTTCTACTCGGTGGTCGGATTCCTGTGTGCGTTCGCGCCGAACTTCACCGTGCTGGTAATCCTGCGGCTGCTGTACGGCATCGGCATGGGCGGGGAATGGGGCCTGGGTGCGGCGCTGGCCATGGAGAACGTTCCCGTCGGGCGGCGCGGGTTTTTCTCGGGGCTGTTGCAGGAGGGCTACGCATTCGGGTACCTGCTGGCGAGCGTGGCATCGCTGGTGGTGATGAACTGGCTGGGGCTGTCGTGGCGTTGGTTGTTCGGTCTGAGCATCGTCCCGGCCCTGATCAGCCTGATCATCCGATACCGGGTGGCGGAATCCGACGTTTGGGAGGCCGCGCAGGACCGGATGCGGCTCACCAGCACCAGAATCCGCGATGTGCTGCGCGACGCGGCCATCATCCGCCGTTTTATCTACCTGGTGCTGCTGATGACCGCGTTCAACTGGATGAGCCACGGTACCCAGGACGTCTACCCGACCTTCCTGACGTCGACAGCCAACGACGGTGCCGGCCTGTCCAGCTCGACCGTCAAGTGGATCGTGGTGGTCTACAACGTCGGCGCCATCGTTGGCGGGGTTGTCTTCGGCACGCTGTCACAACGGTTGAGCCGGCGCTACACCGTCGTTTGCTGTGCGGTATTGGCATTGCCGATCGTGCCGGTCTTCGCCTACTCGCGCACCGCGGCGATGTTGTGTCTCGGCTCGTTCCTGATGCAAGTCTGCGTACAGGGGGCGTGGGGTGTGATCCCGGCGCACTTGACCGAGATGTCGCCGGATGCCATTCGCGGCTTCTACCCCGGTGTGACCTACCAGCTGGGTAATCTGCTGGCGGCCTTCAACCTGCCGATCCAGGAACGCCTGGCCGAAACCCACGGCTACTCCTTCGCGCTGACGGCGACGATCGTGCCCGTGCTGATCGCCGTCGCGGTGCTGACACTGATCGGCAAGGACGCCACGGGAATCCGCTTTGGGACGGCCGAAAGTGCCTTTCTCCCAACAGAAGTGACGTGA
- a CDS encoding amidohydrolase family protein → MRIIDADGHVAENPTLAIEAIKRWPDYVKPSTDGRLRLTIEGRNYPEDRGPGAGWVPFFIDRLHEHFEKRGDWVERGWRRDPHDYLQAGNIWVTCEPDEPILPGVIDVLGADFIMFASDYPHWDGEWPQSTKHLRTRTDISEEAREKIGGRNAQRFYGLN, encoded by the coding sequence ATGCGGATCATCGATGCCGACGGGCACGTCGCCGAGAATCCCACGCTGGCGATCGAGGCCATCAAACGCTGGCCGGATTACGTCAAGCCCAGCACGGACGGGCGGCTGCGGCTGACGATCGAGGGCCGCAATTACCCGGAAGACCGAGGCCCTGGCGCGGGCTGGGTCCCGTTCTTTATCGACCGCCTGCACGAGCATTTCGAGAAGCGAGGGGACTGGGTCGAGCGTGGCTGGCGCCGTGATCCGCATGACTACCTGCAGGCCGGCAACATCTGGGTGACCTGTGAACCCGACGAGCCAATCCTGCCCGGGGTGATCGATGTGCTCGGCGCCGACTTCATCATGTTCGCCAGCGACTACCCGCATTGGGATGGCGAGTGGCCGCAAAGCACCAAGCATCTGCGCACCCGCACGGACATCAGCGAGGAGGCGCGCGAAAAGATCGGCGGGCGCAACGCGCAGCGCTTCTACGGGTTGAACTGA
- a CDS encoding phage holin family protein, translating into MVPFLLRAALTGFALWVVTQFVSGMRFVGGDTTLQRIGIIFVVAVIFGLVNAFIKPIVQFLAIPLYIVTLGLFHVVVNALMLWITARITEHTTHWGLQIDHFWWTAIWAAIVLSIVSWLLSLLGRDVRRVTRR; encoded by the coding sequence ATGGTGCCTTTTCTCCTGCGTGCGGCGCTGACCGGGTTCGCATTGTGGGTGGTCACTCAATTCGTATCGGGGATGCGCTTTGTCGGCGGCGACACGACGTTGCAGCGGATCGGCATTATCTTCGTCGTCGCGGTGATCTTCGGTCTGGTCAACGCATTCATCAAACCCATCGTGCAATTCCTGGCGATCCCGCTGTACATCGTGACGCTTGGCCTTTTCCATGTCGTCGTCAACGCGTTGATGCTGTGGATCACCGCGCGGATCACCGAACACACCACTCACTGGGGACTGCAGATCGACCACTTCTGGTGGACCGCGATTTGGGCGGCGATCGTGTTGTCGATCGTGAGCTGGCTACTGTCGCTGCTGGGTCGCGACGTCCGGCGCGTCACTCGACGTTAG
- a CDS encoding FAD-dependent oxidoreductase produces MVTGAQQVVVIGAGVSGLTSAVCLAEAGRPVRVWTAAPPRETTSVVAGAVWGPVFTEPVARTLAWTEESLREFRELAKHPATGVRMAPAMTVGELPAGDELPPQAKLIPDLRPADSAGLPEGFQTGYRATMPMIDMPQYLDYLTQRLAAAGCEIEAHPVRSLAEAADAAPTVVNCAGLSARELAGDDTVRPLFGQHVVLTNPGLRQLFLELNRGPEWTCYFPHPRRVVCGGISIPDRWDTTPDSEVTERILQRCRRVEPRLAEAQVIETITGLRPDRPRVRVEVEPLGPARCIHNYGHGSHGVTLSWGCAREVARLVGAG; encoded by the coding sequence GTGGTCACCGGTGCGCAACAAGTCGTCGTGATCGGCGCCGGCGTGAGCGGGTTGACGTCGGCCGTGTGCCTGGCCGAAGCGGGCCGGCCGGTGCGGGTGTGGACGGCCGCACCGCCGCGAGAGACCACCTCGGTGGTGGCGGGTGCGGTGTGGGGCCCGGTGTTCACCGAACCCGTCGCCAGGACGCTGGCCTGGACCGAGGAGTCGCTGCGCGAGTTCCGCGAACTTGCCAAGCACCCTGCGACCGGGGTGCGCATGGCGCCGGCAATGACCGTCGGTGAGCTACCGGCCGGCGACGAACTGCCGCCCCAGGCCAAGCTGATCCCCGACCTGCGACCGGCCGACTCGGCCGGTCTGCCCGAGGGCTTCCAGACCGGGTATCGCGCCACTATGCCGATGATCGACATGCCGCAATACCTCGACTACCTGACACAGCGCCTGGCCGCGGCCGGCTGCGAAATCGAGGCCCATCCCGTGCGGTCGCTGGCCGAGGCCGCCGACGCCGCCCCGACCGTGGTCAACTGTGCCGGTCTGAGCGCCCGAGAGCTGGCCGGCGATGACACCGTGCGGCCGCTCTTCGGCCAGCACGTCGTCCTCACGAATCCCGGCCTGCGGCAACTGTTCCTGGAACTCAACCGCGGTCCGGAGTGGACTTGCTATTTCCCCCACCCGCGGCGTGTTGTCTGTGGAGGCATCAGCATCCCTGACCGCTGGGACACCACCCCGGATAGCGAGGTAACCGAGCGGATCCTGCAGCGCTGCCGCCGGGTCGAGCCGCGGCTCGCCGAGGCCCAGGTGATCGAGACGATTACCGGACTGCGTCCGGACCGCCCGCGCGTGCGGGTGGAGGTTGAACCGCTCGGGCCGGCGCGGTGCATCCACAACTACGGCCACGGCAGTCATGGCGTGACCCTATCGTGGGGCTGCGCGCGGGAGGTGGCCCGCCTCGTCGGCGCGGGGTGA
- a CDS encoding MBL fold metallo-hydrolase: protein MTGQSGVLVPLDSLIVEVLSDNVSDAYVSKTPFAQSEMQNVVDAGARLISGRSLLVANLGYGLRLRSLAGPVEHVLLFDTGTEGAAFIRNCTNLDIDLGAVEEIAITHGHWDHMGALIEAIDGVVAQRGSVTVHVNPLMFRERGLELASGQVIPTERVPTPAAMRAHGAIVVNDAGERWLLDGHFYYSGEIPRVCPFETGRSDHLCRPTDDAAWEPDPLLLDERMLVAHVRGLGLIVFSACSHAGIVNVCTEAASRFPDVPIHAVMGGLHLGGVMERIIAETVKGLAPFNIRHIIAGHCTGWRAVHALADAFGDRVSQSAVGTSYRFQAI, encoded by the coding sequence ATGACCGGCCAATCGGGCGTGCTTGTTCCCCTCGATTCGCTGATCGTCGAAGTGCTCAGCGACAACGTCAGCGACGCCTACGTGAGCAAGACGCCGTTCGCCCAGTCGGAGATGCAGAACGTGGTGGACGCCGGTGCAAGGTTGATTTCGGGCCGCAGCCTGCTCGTTGCCAACCTGGGTTACGGCTTGCGACTCAGGTCGCTGGCGGGGCCGGTCGAGCACGTGCTGTTGTTCGACACCGGCACCGAGGGTGCCGCGTTCATCCGCAACTGCACCAACCTCGACATCGACCTCGGTGCTGTCGAGGAAATCGCGATCACCCATGGACATTGGGACCATATGGGGGCGCTGATCGAGGCGATCGATGGGGTCGTGGCCCAGCGTGGCTCGGTGACAGTCCACGTCAACCCGCTGATGTTTCGCGAACGCGGTCTGGAACTGGCAAGCGGGCAGGTAATACCGACCGAGCGAGTCCCTACCCCGGCCGCGATGCGCGCTCACGGTGCGATCGTCGTGAACGACGCAGGTGAACGGTGGCTGCTCGATGGCCACTTCTACTACAGCGGCGAAATTCCGCGCGTCTGCCCGTTCGAGACCGGCAGATCCGACCATCTCTGCCGGCCAACCGACGACGCCGCGTGGGAGCCCGATCCCTTGCTGCTCGACGAGCGAATGCTGGTGGCCCACGTGCGCGGCCTCGGGCTGATCGTCTTCAGCGCGTGCTCACACGCCGGCATCGTCAACGTGTGCACGGAAGCGGCCAGCCGCTTCCCCGATGTCCCGATTCATGCGGTCATGGGCGGATTGCACCTCGGCGGCGTGATGGAGCGCATCATTGCCGAGACGGTGAAAGGCTTGGCGCCGTTTAACATTCGCCACATCATCGCCGGACACTGCACGGGCTGGCGTGCCGTCCACGCCCTAGCCGACGCATTCGGCGACCGGGTGAGCCAGTCCGCGGTGGGAACGAGTTATCGCTTCCAAGCGATTTGA
- a CDS encoding YbhB/YbcL family Raf kinase inhibitor-like protein: MKSTTVSTLHRIASVIAVLQLAAMAACYAAANGRAAPAGGPLTITSPAFADGAPIPVQYTCKGANIAPPLTWSAPLGAALVVDDPDAVGGTYVHWIVIGIAPGSGSTADGQTPAGGRTLPNSGRQASYFGPCPPAGTGTHHYRFTLYQLPNTFELPAGLAGAQAAQAIAQAATAKAQLIGTFGG; this comes from the coding sequence ATGAAAAGCACAACGGTAAGCACACTTCATCGCATCGCATCGGTGATCGCAGTCCTGCAACTCGCGGCTATGGCAGCCTGCTACGCCGCCGCCAACGGTCGCGCAGCCCCTGCCGGCGGGCCGCTGACGATCACCAGTCCGGCATTCGCCGACGGCGCCCCGATCCCTGTGCAGTACACCTGCAAGGGGGCAAACATCGCACCACCGTTGACGTGGTCGGCGCCGCTGGGGGCCGCACTCGTTGTGGACGACCCGGACGCCGTCGGCGGAACCTACGTCCACTGGATCGTGATTGGAATTGCGCCTGGGTCCGGCAGCACCGCGGATGGCCAAACTCCGGCTGGGGGACGCACCCTGCCCAACTCCGGTCGCCAGGCCTCCTACTTCGGGCCTTGCCCGCCCGCGGGCACCGGGACACACCACTACCGGTTTACCCTCTACCAGCTTCCCAACACGTTTGAACTCCCCGCGGGATTGGCTGGAGCGCAAGCGGCGCAGGCGATTGCGCAGGCCGCAACCGCAAAGGCTCAGCTCATCGGGACATTCGGGGGTTGA
- a CDS encoding SRPBCC family protein yields MAATESREVVIEATPDEIMDVLFDLESLPEWSSAHREVEVLERDAQGHPSKSRQVVRVAGVGDEQVLAYDVHDDGVSWTLVSAKQQRAQHARYTLTPEGDSTRVRFELTVDLVAPLPGFLIKRGAKGLMDTATQGLRKRVLEVKKRGT; encoded by the coding sequence ATGGCTGCCACCGAGTCCCGTGAAGTCGTCATCGAGGCGACGCCCGACGAGATCATGGACGTGTTGTTCGACCTCGAATCGCTGCCCGAGTGGTCCTCGGCTCACCGGGAGGTCGAAGTCCTCGAACGGGACGCTCAAGGTCACCCGAGTAAGTCCCGGCAGGTCGTCAGGGTCGCGGGTGTGGGCGATGAGCAGGTGCTGGCCTACGACGTGCACGACGACGGGGTGAGCTGGACGCTGGTCAGCGCCAAACAGCAACGCGCGCAGCACGCCCGGTACACGCTGACCCCCGAAGGCGATTCGACCCGGGTCCGCTTTGAGCTGACGGTAGATCTCGTCGCGCCGCTCCCGGGATTCCTGATCAAGAGGGGGGCCAAGGGCCTGATGGACACGGCCACGCAGGGCCTGCGCAAGCGGGTGCTCGAGGTCAAGAAGCGCGGCACATAG